A single window of Leptospira neocaledonica DNA harbors:
- a CDS encoding DUF3089 domain-containing protein, whose product MKFLRNFLLVSILSIFSFQCMFLIKPRKDFEESKNLTVPDYSKSEFWAALPDKKDNADLVPENSGLKENQSLAKVDTFYIHPTTLLLRPKYWNGDLKDESLNQRTDEHPLRTQASAFNECCKVFAPRYRQAAFYVFVKDTPEGLAALDLAYEDVKASFLYYMKHWNNGRPYIIASHSQGTRHSVRLLKEVISSNPEYRKNLIVSYSIGFPFKQEETGLPVCSSPNETGCVVGWNSYIWGNSPGRLLDRYGKDTVCVNPLSWKHDEEYSAKSENLGSVNRSFDQLIPGAADAKCHSGVLWIHEPEITRTPNLGKDGNLHTGDFHFFYSNIRKNAKERTEVFLKNR is encoded by the coding sequence ATGAAATTCTTACGCAATTTTCTTTTAGTTTCTATACTTTCTATTTTTAGTTTCCAATGTATGTTTCTCATCAAACCCAGAAAAGATTTTGAAGAGAGTAAGAATTTAACGGTTCCTGATTATTCTAAGTCCGAGTTTTGGGCCGCACTTCCAGATAAAAAAGATAACGCGGATCTGGTTCCTGAAAATTCCGGCTTAAAAGAAAATCAATCCCTTGCAAAGGTGGACACTTTTTATATCCATCCGACTACATTACTTCTTCGGCCTAAATACTGGAATGGGGACCTAAAGGACGAGAGCTTAAACCAAAGAACTGATGAACATCCTCTTCGAACTCAAGCGAGCGCATTTAATGAGTGTTGTAAAGTGTTTGCTCCAAGATATAGACAAGCCGCATTTTATGTTTTTGTAAAAGATACTCCGGAAGGACTCGCCGCATTGGATTTGGCTTACGAGGATGTGAAGGCTTCCTTTCTTTATTATATGAAACATTGGAATAATGGGAGGCCTTATATTATAGCTTCTCACAGCCAAGGCACTAGACATTCTGTCCGTTTGCTCAAAGAAGTGATCTCTTCTAATCCGGAATATAGGAAAAACCTAATTGTATCTTATTCAATCGGATTTCCATTTAAGCAAGAGGAAACAGGTTTGCCTGTTTGTTCCAGTCCTAATGAAACAGGATGTGTGGTGGGTTGGAATTCCTATATTTGGGGAAATTCTCCGGGTAGATTATTGGATCGATATGGAAAGGATACAGTTTGTGTGAATCCTTTGAGTTGGAAACACGACGAGGAATATTCAGCTAAATCCGAAAATTTAGGAAGTGTGAACAGAAGCTTTGATCAATTGATCCCTGGGGCCGCTGATGCTAAATGTCATTCGGGTGTTTTATGGATACATGAACCCGAAATCACTAGGACTCCCAATTTAGGAAAGGATGGAAATCTACATACTGGAGATTTCCATTTTTTCTACTCGAATATTAGAAAAAACGCAAAAGAAAGAACGGAAGTATTTTTAAAGAATCGCTAG
- the gmk gene encoding guanylate kinase: protein MVLSSVAGGGKSTLIQMIRAKHPDLAFSVSCTTRPPRPGDKEGVTYFFLNKEEFESGIEKGEFLEWAKVHDNYYGTPAIFVNQCMSAGKSVIMDLDVQGAAQVKQKLGKEAITIFILPPNEEEWEKRLRGRGTDSEESIQKRIKNGKEELAHKDEFDHIIVNDKLELALSRLEEILF, encoded by the coding sequence ATCGTTCTATCCTCCGTAGCAGGAGGAGGCAAATCCACACTCATCCAAATGATAAGAGCCAAACATCCAGATTTGGCTTTTTCAGTTTCTTGTACGACTAGGCCTCCGCGCCCGGGAGACAAGGAAGGTGTAACGTATTTTTTTCTAAACAAAGAAGAATTCGAATCCGGAATTGAGAAGGGAGAATTTTTAGAATGGGCCAAGGTCCATGATAATTATTACGGAACTCCTGCAATATTCGTAAACCAATGTATGTCCGCGGGCAAGTCAGTGATCATGGATTTGGATGTGCAAGGGGCCGCTCAGGTAAAACAAAAATTGGGAAAAGAAGCGATCACAATTTTCATTCTTCCTCCCAATGAAGAAGAATGGGAAAAAAGACTACGCGGTAGAGGAACCGATTCGGAAGAAAGTATCCAAAAAAGAATCAAGAACGGAAAAGAAGAACTGGCACATAAGGACGAGTTCGATCATATCATCGTGAATGATAAACTGGAGCTTGCATTGTCCCGTTTGGAAGAGATATTATTTTAA
- a CDS encoding DUF370 domain-containing protein, with protein sequence MSQFSVLNVGFGNIVMVSKIVGIIHSDSASAKRIRNEAKSNNSLVDATQGKKTRSIIITDSNHLILSNLRVEALTRRIESRDNSIAEEEEEKD encoded by the coding sequence ATGTCCCAATTTAGCGTCTTGAACGTTGGTTTTGGAAATATAGTTATGGTTTCCAAAATTGTGGGTATCATTCATTCGGATTCGGCTTCCGCAAAAAGAATCCGAAACGAAGCCAAAAGTAATAACAGTTTGGTAGACGCGACCCAGGGAAAAAAAACCAGGTCCATCATAATCACGGACTCCAATCATTTGATCCTTTCCAACTTAAGAGTGGAAGCCCTCACAAGAAGGATAGAAAGCAGGGACAATTCCATTGCAGAAGAAGAGGAAGAAAAGGACTGA
- a CDS encoding FliI/YscN family ATPase, with translation MIEKKFHEKVDVISKYFLILDRTETIRKSGRVVRVSGNVIYSEGPPDSKIGEIMEVQKAGTEGYLQCEIVGFENHVYTLMPLGPVEGVYPDAFVFSSGRSLNVPVGRELLGRVLNGVGRPIDKKGLIITSEEKSPEGESINPLDRPVIRDILLTGVRAIDGILTVGRGQRLGIFSGSGVGKSSLLGMIARFTNADVNVIALVGERGREVNEFLERDLGKEGLAKSVVFAATSDAPKMEQVNCALLATSVAEYFREQGLHVNLMMDSLTRFAHANREISVSNHEPPITRGFSSSVFTKLAKLVERSGTSKSGGSITGFYTILTDTDEMEDPIADAVRGYIDGHIILSRKLAERNHYPAIDIPASLSRVMQSIVEEDQFMRAGMIRELISTYNSVEELILLNAYVRGSDPKVDLSIRKKDKIDSYLKQRLMERSLFPQTISGLRDILKEEREEEEF, from the coding sequence ATGATAGAGAAGAAGTTTCACGAAAAGGTAGACGTCATCTCCAAGTATTTCCTGATCTTGGATCGCACAGAAACCATCCGCAAATCCGGAAGAGTTGTTCGTGTTTCCGGGAACGTAATTTATTCGGAAGGACCTCCGGATTCCAAGATCGGAGAGATCATGGAAGTCCAAAAAGCAGGAACAGAAGGCTACCTGCAATGCGAGATTGTAGGTTTCGAAAATCATGTATATACACTAATGCCTTTAGGTCCTGTAGAAGGTGTATATCCTGATGCATTCGTATTTTCTTCAGGAAGAAGTTTGAATGTCCCTGTGGGAAGAGAACTTCTTGGCCGTGTCCTAAATGGTGTAGGACGTCCAATCGATAAAAAGGGACTTATTATCACTTCGGAAGAAAAATCTCCGGAAGGAGAAAGTATCAATCCGCTGGATCGACCTGTAATCCGGGACATTCTTCTTACTGGCGTAAGGGCGATCGATGGAATTTTAACCGTAGGTAGAGGACAAAGATTAGGGATCTTCTCCGGATCCGGTGTGGGAAAATCCAGCTTACTAGGTATGATCGCTAGATTCACGAACGCAGATGTAAACGTGATCGCACTCGTTGGAGAACGAGGCAGAGAAGTGAACGAATTTTTGGAAAGAGATCTTGGAAAAGAAGGTCTTGCAAAATCGGTGGTATTTGCCGCTACCTCGGACGCACCTAAAATGGAGCAGGTCAACTGCGCCCTACTCGCCACCTCCGTTGCGGAGTATTTCAGAGAACAAGGTCTTCATGTAAACTTAATGATGGACTCCTTGACCAGGTTCGCGCATGCAAACCGAGAGATCTCAGTTTCAAATCATGAACCGCCTATCACCAGAGGATTTAGTTCATCCGTTTTTACTAAATTAGCAAAACTTGTTGAACGTTCTGGAACTTCTAAATCAGGCGGAAGTATCACCGGGTTTTATACAATTTTAACTGACACAGATGAGATGGAAGATCCGATCGCAGATGCTGTCCGTGGTTATATCGACGGGCACATTATCCTTTCCCGTAAACTTGCGGAAAGAAACCATTATCCTGCAATTGATATCCCTGCTTCCCTATCCAGGGTAATGCAATCTATAGTCGAAGAAGACCAGTTCATGAGAGCCGGAATGATCCGTGAGCTTATTTCCACCTATAATTCTGTGGAAGAATTAATTCTTCTAAATGCTTACGTAAGGGGATCCGACCCAAAAGTGGATCTTTCCATTCGTAAAAAAGATAAGATAGATTCGTATCTAAAACAGAGACTTATGGAAAGAAGTCTTTTCCCACAAACAATTAGCGGTCTAAGAGATATTTTAAAAGAAGAAAGAGAAGAAGAGGAATTTTAA
- a CDS encoding periplasmic-type flagellar collar protein FlbB yields MASLTDKARAVYLVLLIFFLVLIGFFAFHYFQIIDAAEIFPFLRTEPGLVNADSESPSELEKLEFRKEMERLAKDRDEISQKEDELKKEKERLEAELEKIEELKRGLTSKENELKSSESERNSRGKLVKVMAEKVANMPPDNAVQMLTNWPDKDIIDVFIQMDKDAEQDGRQTITTYLLTLFPAERRANITNKWLSRSDVIKAPESNSESEEL; encoded by the coding sequence GTGGCAAGTTTAACCGACAAAGCAAGAGCAGTATATTTAGTACTTCTGATCTTCTTCTTAGTGTTGATCGGATTTTTTGCGTTTCACTATTTTCAAATCATAGACGCTGCAGAAATTTTTCCTTTTTTAAGGACGGAGCCCGGTTTAGTAAATGCGGACTCTGAATCTCCTTCCGAGTTGGAAAAGTTGGAATTCCGTAAAGAAATGGAAAGACTCGCCAAAGATAGGGACGAGATCTCTCAAAAAGAAGACGAATTAAAAAAAGAAAAAGAACGTTTGGAAGCCGAATTGGAAAAGATTGAGGAACTCAAGAGAGGTCTCACTTCCAAGGAGAATGAGCTTAAATCTTCCGAATCCGAGAGAAACAGCAGAGGTAAATTGGTTAAGGTTATGGCGGAGAAGGTAGCAAATATGCCTCCGGACAATGCAGTACAAATGTTAACCAATTGGCCAGATAAAGACATCATAGATGTTTTCATCCAAATGGACAAGGACGCAGAACAGGATGGTAGACAAACAATCACTACCTATCTTCTTACCTTGTTCCCGGCAGAACGTAGGGCGAATATTACGAATAAATGGTTGTCCAGATCGGATGTGATCAAAGCTCCCGAATCCAATTCTGAATCAGAAGAACTTTAA
- a CDS encoding FliG C-terminal domain-containing protein has product MSILSGKRNRAGQLLRILGEHLPPEVFRHLGPQDTSKLLESFHKSGKIEAKQERELLGSFLEGLSTVPKEGIDRDTLALIQELETILKEDLNTEPEWSEELKSYTKEELSKIVAGESADRIALIFCYADPDTSARVLEEFPEDTQEEILLSIRNLDLSSAGLLDSLERFLRFKKEVLKSPGSGVPTKDKGGKRAAELLGKLDPQDSQKLFSRIREKSQSFAENINKHFFRMEDLMDLSRDALNKFMWEIHPIVTATAFKGTEPETKQVLLERLDPSLASSIRLEEDSMGPVSLAEIETAQNGLLEIFKESVESGRIKFRRKN; this is encoded by the coding sequence ATGAGTATCCTGTCCGGAAAAAGAAACCGGGCGGGACAGCTCCTCCGAATCCTGGGGGAGCATCTTCCCCCGGAAGTGTTTCGCCACCTTGGGCCCCAAGACACGTCCAAACTTTTAGAAAGTTTTCACAAGTCCGGCAAAATAGAAGCGAAACAAGAAAGAGAACTTTTAGGTTCCTTCTTAGAAGGACTTTCAACCGTCCCGAAAGAAGGGATCGATCGAGACACCTTGGCTTTGATCCAAGAACTCGAGACAATCTTAAAAGAGGATTTGAATACCGAGCCGGAATGGTCCGAGGAACTCAAATCTTATACAAAGGAAGAACTTTCCAAGATCGTAGCGGGAGAATCTGCAGACAGAATAGCACTCATATTCTGTTACGCGGATCCGGATACTTCTGCCAGAGTATTGGAAGAATTCCCGGAAGATACCCAGGAGGAGATCCTACTTTCTATCCGAAATTTGGACCTATCTTCTGCTGGACTTCTGGACTCTTTGGAGAGGTTTTTACGCTTCAAAAAAGAAGTCCTGAAATCTCCCGGGTCTGGAGTTCCTACCAAGGACAAGGGTGGCAAAAGGGCCGCAGAACTTTTGGGCAAATTAGACCCCCAAGATTCCCAGAAATTATTCTCCCGGATACGCGAAAAGAGCCAGTCATTTGCCGAAAATATAAATAAGCATTTCTTCCGAATGGAAGACCTGATGGATCTGAGCCGTGACGCTCTAAATAAGTTCATGTGGGAGATCCATCCAATCGTAACCGCAACCGCTTTTAAAGGCACAGAACCGGAAACGAAACAGGTCTTGCTGGAAAGGTTGGATCCAAGTCTCGCCTCCTCCATCCGATTGGAAGAAGATTCTATGGGACCGGTTTCCCTTGCTGAGATCGAAACGGCCCAGAATGGACTACTTGAAATTTTTAAGGAATCCGTAGAATCAGGAAGAATCAAGTTCCGGAGAAAGAACTAA
- the fliJ gene encoding flagellar export protein FliJ gives MKRFQFRLEPVLRLKKIKEDQKLKELSELVAEVNQRKSEIDSNETRIRSLSSTELSGSTDLREYSYLQTYMRQLLTRNTELETEIRSFDEPVEKKRTEVSEARKEKKVLELLKENRFKEYMRSYRKAEKIQAEEQFLADLYRKTREETYGDDRSKRDPKVFTYDTGGVERTGTEDAGLSELRKLYERYKK, from the coding sequence ATGAAAAGATTCCAATTCAGACTCGAACCCGTACTCCGCTTAAAGAAGATCAAAGAGGACCAAAAACTTAAGGAACTTTCGGAATTGGTGGCAGAAGTCAACCAACGTAAATCCGAAATAGATTCCAATGAGACAAGGATACGCTCCTTATCTTCCACAGAACTTTCAGGAAGTACGGACCTACGAGAATATTCTTATTTGCAAACTTATATGAGACAACTTCTGACTCGAAATACTGAGTTAGAAACGGAGATCCGTTCCTTTGACGAACCTGTAGAGAAAAAAAGAACGGAAGTATCAGAGGCAAGAAAAGAGAAGAAGGTACTGGAACTTCTAAAAGAAAACCGTTTCAAGGAGTATATGCGCTCCTATAGAAAAGCGGAAAAAATCCAGGCAGAAGAGCAATTTTTAGCAGATCTTTATAGGAAGACTAGGGAGGAAACATATGGGGATGATAGATCTAAACGGGATCCGAAAGTATTTACCTATGATACGGGAGGCGTCGAGCGCACCGGTACAGAAGATGCGGGACTTTCTGAACTCAGAAAACTTTACGAGCGTTATAAAAAGTGA
- a CDS encoding TOBE domain-containing protein — MKKKTILFFSILLLCTGAIYSKSKKNAAPAKPKYVSGEELVNNPGKAVGETVRVAGTVTHVLYKGNSIRFVVHFSGKPVVLDSDDYGLMNRVSVGSYVEVCGFYLKNKKLELDGKRTDMPSIVIEQTYCTN; from the coding sequence ATGAAAAAGAAAACGATCCTCTTTTTTTCTATACTATTATTATGCACAGGTGCCATCTACTCTAAGAGCAAAAAAAATGCCGCTCCTGCAAAGCCTAAATATGTTTCCGGCGAAGAATTGGTCAATAACCCAGGCAAGGCAGTAGGAGAAACTGTCCGAGTTGCCGGGACAGTAACTCATGTACTCTATAAAGGAAATTCTATCAGGTTTGTGGTTCACTTCTCCGGAAAACCTGTAGTCCTAGATTCCGACGATTACGGCCTAATGAACCGTGTATCTGTAGGTTCCTACGTAGAAGTCTGCGGATTTTATCTAAAGAATAAAAAGCTGGAGCTGGACGGAAAGAGAACGGACATGCCTTCAATCGTTATAGAACAGACTTACTGTACGAACTAG
- the fliH gene encoding flagellar assembly protein FliH, with protein MAKLVFKPIQISDMQDQVELQIPDKYKKFHRDEDAEEFEVDQEGNIIEQYQGPSIEEIEAELNRYKEETEENIKTMLEDSRRKSEEIEEEGRKKAFQMIQDSKEKIKLEEDSGKAKAEQILERAKMEAERMIKEAEMKTAEIEHEAYLKGFEAGREVGFRKGQGEVRRLIDRLGTIVGKAIDIRAELIQASEKQMVEMILIIARKIIKDEIIERKEIVLNNIREALKRIKDRDRVDIRVNFADLEITTAHKDELIKLMESLRKVNIYEDSRVDRGGVIIETDVGAIDARISTQLKEIEEAIRNAEPI; from the coding sequence ATGGCGAAACTAGTCTTCAAACCTATCCAAATTTCGGACATGCAGGACCAGGTAGAGCTGCAGATCCCTGATAAATATAAAAAATTTCATAGGGACGAAGACGCCGAAGAGTTCGAAGTCGACCAAGAAGGAAATATTATAGAGCAATACCAAGGTCCTTCCATCGAAGAGATAGAGGCCGAGCTCAATCGTTATAAAGAAGAAACAGAAGAAAATATCAAAACAATGCTCGAGGACTCCCGCCGTAAGTCGGAGGAAATCGAGGAAGAAGGTCGTAAAAAAGCCTTCCAAATGATCCAGGATTCCAAAGAGAAGATCAAACTCGAAGAGGATTCAGGTAAGGCCAAAGCGGAACAGATCTTGGAAAGAGCCAAGATGGAAGCCGAAAGAATGATCAAAGAAGCCGAAATGAAAACGGCAGAGATCGAGCATGAAGCTTACCTAAAAGGATTCGAGGCAGGACGAGAAGTAGGTTTTAGAAAAGGACAGGGAGAAGTCCGACGCCTTATCGACCGTCTCGGAACCATCGTTGGTAAAGCGATCGATATCCGTGCAGAACTCATCCAAGCTTCCGAAAAACAGATGGTGGAAATGATCTTAATCATTGCTCGTAAGATCATAAAAGATGAGATCATCGAACGTAAGGAAATCGTACTCAATAATATTAGAGAAGCCCTGAAACGTATCAAGGACAGGGACCGTGTGGATATCCGAGTCAACTTTGCAGACTTGGAAATCACTACTGCTCACAAAGACGAACTTATCAAACTTATGGAGTCCCTTCGTAAGGTCAATATCTACGAAGACTCTCGCGTCGACAGAGGAGGAGTCATCATCGAAACAGATGTTGGTGCCATCGATGCAAGGATCTCCACTCAGCTCAAAGAAATCGAAGAAGCTATTCGAAATGCGGAGCCGATCTAA